A stretch of the bacterium genome encodes the following:
- a CDS encoding sigma 54-interacting transcriptional regulator, producing the protein MEKREIIELSVLYRISQAVAHRRDISALLQEVFDILEKDMGLSFGTLTLRRPDTDAFVIEAARGMTPEEHKRGQYRLGEGITGTVAKSGKPEIVPDISQDPRFLNRTRARKGGPVAFICVPIIHHRQVIGTISIDRPAAEKSKLEKDLEFLRLVANLLAEAVASIREQIVEQESLKAENERLRRQLGDKYQPHNLVGNSKEMRVVYDQVAQVADSQATVLIRGETGTGKELVARAIHFGSSRRGNPFISVNCAALPENLIESELFGHEKGSFTGAAQLRKGRFELANGGTLFLDEIGDITPAVQVRLLRVLQERSFERVGGNVPINVSVRVIAATSRNLEDAIRSGRFREDLYYRLNVFPIHLPPLRERRSDILQLVDHFLQKYNDAYGKKVKRISTPAINMIMAYHWPGNVRELENCMERAVLTATDEVIHGYSLPPTLQTSEATNTALLPESGASLQTMVESFEREIIVDALKRHRGIAAAVARHLQTTQRVINYRIKHLGINSQDYRQ; encoded by the coding sequence ATGGAAAAACGTGAAATAATAGAGTTAAGCGTCCTATATCGAATCTCCCAGGCGGTGGCTCACCGGCGTGATATTTCAGCCCTTTTGCAGGAAGTGTTCGATATTCTTGAAAAAGACATGGGGTTGTCTTTTGGGACCCTGACGTTGCGGCGACCCGATACCGATGCCTTTGTGATAGAGGCCGCGCGCGGGATGACTCCTGAGGAACATAAGCGGGGGCAATACCGTTTGGGCGAGGGCATTACCGGTACAGTCGCGAAGAGCGGGAAGCCCGAGATTGTGCCCGATATTAGTCAGGATCCGCGTTTTTTGAATCGCACGCGTGCCCGCAAAGGGGGACCGGTCGCCTTTATTTGTGTGCCGATCATTCACCATCGGCAGGTGATTGGGACTATAAGTATAGATCGCCCCGCCGCTGAAAAAAGCAAATTGGAGAAAGATCTCGAATTCCTGAGGCTGGTTGCGAATCTGCTGGCTGAAGCCGTGGCGAGTATCCGGGAGCAGATTGTTGAGCAGGAGAGCCTGAAGGCCGAAAATGAACGGTTGCGGCGGCAGTTGGGTGATAAATATCAACCTCATAATCTGGTCGGGAATTCAAAGGAAATGAGGGTGGTGTATGATCAGGTGGCCCAAGTGGCCGACAGTCAGGCCACGGTATTGATTCGGGGCGAGACAGGCACCGGAAAGGAATTGGTTGCCCGCGCCATCCATTTCGGAAGTTCACGGCGCGGCAATCCGTTTATCAGTGTCAATTGCGCCGCGTTGCCGGAAAATCTGATTGAGAGCGAGCTGTTCGGGCATGAGAAAGGCTCCTTTACCGGGGCGGCCCAGTTGCGAAAAGGCCGGTTCGAATTGGCCAATGGCGGGACACTGTTCTTGGATGAAATCGGTGATATTACCCCTGCTGTACAAGTGCGCCTGTTGCGGGTTTTGCAGGAGCGCTCTTTTGAGCGGGTGGGCGGGAATGTGCCGATTAACGTCAGTGTCCGTGTCATTGCGGCGACCAGCCGGAACCTGGAGGATGCCATCCGGTCGGGCCGTTTCCGGGAAGATCTTTATTATCGACTCAATGTATTTCCCATCCATCTGCCACCGCTCCGCGAACGTCGGTCGGATATCCTGCAGTTGGTCGATCATTTCCTGCAGAAATACAATGACGCCTATGGCAAGAAGGTCAAGCGGATCTCCACTCCTGCGATCAATATGATTATGGCCTATCACTGGCCGGGAAATGTCAGGGAATTGGAAAATTGCATGGAGCGGGCCGTGCTGACGGCGACCGACGAGGTGATTCACGGCTATTCTCTTCCCCCCACTTTACAGACGAGTGAGGCCACCAATACGGCCTTGTTGCCGGAATCAGGGGCCAGTCTTCAGACGATGGTCGAATCGTTTGAGCGTGAAATCATTGTGGATGCCTTGAAGCGACATCGGGGAATTGCCGCGGCCGTGGCACGTCATCTTCAGACTACTCAGCGGGTCATCAATTACCGGATCAAGCATCTGGGGATTAATTCCCAGGATTACCGGCAGTAA
- a CDS encoding DUF1015 family protein, translating into MQIRPFKSWCARPDLAAKVAAVPYDVVNTAEAAGLAEGNPYSFLHISRAEIDMTPGIDPYSDQVYKQGCDTLNRFQKDGILIQESTPQLFLYRQTMGNHVQRGIVACCSTAEYEQKIIKIHEKTRQDKEDDRTRHIKALNAQTGPVFLLYRDDPTLNSLAAETEKTAPLFDFVAPDGVAHAGWKFANPEKVSAAFSRVPVAYIADGHHRAASAVRVAKERRTVHPEQTGNESYNWFLGVLFPASQMQILAYNRLVKDLNGLTPEAFLEAVRSRFSVSLAATPTPAAPGSICMLLANTWYELRWTLPANTPLESRLDVSVLQERLLAPVLGIDDPRTSKRIEFVGGIRGTAELEKRIAGGDHAVAFSMHPTTVEQLMDIADVGGIMPPKSTWFEPKLRDGLFVHVLAHCTK; encoded by the coding sequence ATGCAAATTAGACCGTTCAAATCATGGTGCGCCCGTCCGGATCTGGCCGCCAAAGTTGCCGCCGTTCCTTATGATGTCGTCAACACCGCGGAAGCGGCTGGATTGGCTGAGGGAAATCCCTATAGCTTTCTGCACATTTCCCGGGCTGAGATTGACATGACCCCCGGCATAGACCCTTATAGCGACCAGGTGTATAAACAAGGCTGTGACACCTTGAATCGCTTCCAAAAGGATGGGATTCTCATTCAGGAATCCACCCCCCAGCTTTTCCTTTACCGCCAAACGATGGGGAATCATGTTCAGCGGGGAATCGTTGCCTGCTGTTCAACCGCCGAGTACGAACAAAAAATCATCAAAATCCATGAAAAAACACGGCAGGACAAAGAAGATGACCGCACTCGCCACATCAAGGCCCTGAATGCACAAACCGGTCCTGTATTTCTGCTGTATCGCGATGACCCGACGCTTAACAGCCTTGCCGCAGAAACGGAAAAAACCGCCCCCTTGTTCGATTTCGTTGCCCCTGATGGAGTCGCCCACGCAGGATGGAAATTTGCCAACCCCGAAAAAGTATCCGCCGCATTCAGTCGTGTTCCTGTAGCATACATTGCCGATGGACATCACCGCGCCGCTTCCGCGGTGCGTGTGGCCAAGGAACGCCGGACGGTCCACCCCGAACAAACCGGGAATGAATCCTACAACTGGTTCCTGGGTGTCTTATTTCCTGCAAGCCAAATGCAGATTCTGGCCTATAATCGGCTTGTGAAAGACCTTAACGGGCTCACCCCTGAGGCGTTCCTCGAAGCGGTCCGGAGCCGTTTCAGCGTTAGCCTGGCAGCAACCCCAACGCCAGCCGCACCCGGATCCATATGCATGCTGCTGGCAAACACCTGGTACGAACTCCGCTGGACCCTGCCCGCCAACACGCCGCTTGAGTCACGACTGGATGTCTCCGTTCTCCAGGAACGCCTTCTGGCTCCTGTCCTGGGCATTGATGATCCGCGAACAAGCAAGCGCATCGAATTTGTCGGAGGCATCAGAGGGACCGCTGAACTGGAGAAACGCATCGCCGGGGGAGACCATGCCGTGGCATTCTCGATGCATCCGACCACAGTCGAACAGCTGATGGATATTGCCGATGTAGGCGGGATCATGCCTCCAAAAAGCACTTGGTTTGAGCCAAAGTTGCGGGATGGACTCTTTGTCCACGTCCTGGCGCATTGCACCAAATAG
- the proB gene encoding glutamate 5-kinase, with product MNESLKLRQSITDVRRVVVKIGSRVLVQKTGRPEHRRIRGLVAEMAKLRQAGVEVLLVTSGAIGAGMEALGMASRPTELPDLQMAAAVGQSRLMATYDKLFLEKRCKVGQVLLTHDDFNHKIRQTNARRTIENMLRHKVIPIVNENDVVADEEIRADIKLGDNDFLASLVVRMIRADLLIILSTVDGLRAPTAKGGTRRVPYLERVDKKTLALVTGQKNALSKGGMGSKLRAAKLAAQAGCHVVIADGRKSGNITRVVQGADVGTFVVASL from the coding sequence ATGAATGAATCATTGAAATTAAGACAGAGCATCACCGACGTGAGACGCGTGGTGGTCAAGATTGGCAGTCGCGTGTTGGTTCAAAAAACGGGGCGTCCTGAGCACCGGCGAATCAGGGGGTTGGTCGCCGAAATGGCGAAACTTCGCCAAGCGGGTGTTGAAGTCCTTCTCGTGACGTCCGGAGCCATTGGGGCGGGGATGGAGGCTTTGGGGATGGCGTCACGGCCGACGGAATTGCCGGATCTCCAAATGGCAGCGGCCGTGGGGCAAAGCCGGTTGATGGCCACTTACGACAAGTTGTTTTTAGAAAAGCGCTGTAAAGTCGGGCAGGTGTTGCTGACTCATGATGATTTCAACCATAAGATTCGTCAGACGAATGCCCGGCGTACCATCGAGAACATGCTGCGGCACAAGGTCATCCCGATCGTGAACGAAAATGATGTGGTCGCTGATGAGGAAATCCGGGCCGATATCAAGCTGGGTGACAATGATTTCCTGGCCTCCCTGGTGGTCCGGATGATCCGTGCTGATCTTCTGATAATTTTGAGTACGGTGGACGGGCTTCGGGCTCCCACGGCAAAGGGCGGAACCCGGCGGGTGCCTTACCTGGAGCGGGTTGACAAGAAGACACTGGCGCTGGTAACAGGGCAGAAAAACGCGCTTTCAAAGGGCGGTATGGGCTCCAAACTTCGCGCCGCCAAACTGGCGGCCCAGGCCGGTTGCCATGTCGTGATTGCGGATGGGCGGAAATCGGGGAATATCACCCGTGTAGTTCAAGGGGCGGATGTTGGGACTTTTGTGGTGGCATCACTGTAA
- a CDS encoding glutamate-5-semialdehyde dehydrogenase, producing the protein MGLHEDMVAMGQKAVIASRGLARLSARKKTAILLAMADEVEAQRDNIKKANALDVEAAKTTGMTAALIDRLSLTDSRINNMAKGLREVAGLKDPVGTVISRWIRPNGLEIVKARVPIGVIAIIYEARPNVTSDAAGLCFKTSNAVILRGGKESLQSNGAIVQALQAGGAKVGLPENAIQWVPTTDREAVKELVQLEGLVDLAIPRGGETLIRAVVEQARIPVIKHYKGVCHTYVDQTADLDKALKICENAKCQRPGVCNAMETLLVHEAVAALFLPMIAQRLGVELKVELRGDEASRAIVPAMKLATEADWYAEYLDLVLAVKVVPSVTAAIEHINKYGSNHSDAIISECEEAQKEFTHDVGSAVVYVNASTRFTDGAEFGMGAEIGISTDKLHCRGPMGLEELTTYKYVITGDGQVRE; encoded by the coding sequence ATGGGGCTTCATGAAGATATGGTGGCAATGGGCCAGAAAGCGGTGATCGCTTCACGGGGGTTGGCACGATTATCTGCCAGGAAGAAAACGGCCATTCTGCTGGCGATGGCTGATGAGGTGGAGGCCCAACGGGATAATATCAAAAAAGCGAACGCGCTGGATGTGGAGGCCGCCAAAACGACGGGGATGACGGCCGCGTTGATAGACCGCCTCTCTTTGACCGATTCACGTATTAATAATATGGCCAAGGGGTTGCGTGAAGTGGCTGGCCTCAAGGATCCGGTGGGCACGGTGATCAGCCGGTGGATCCGTCCCAATGGACTGGAGATTGTCAAAGCCCGGGTTCCCATTGGTGTCATCGCGATCATTTATGAAGCTCGCCCGAACGTGACTTCGGATGCGGCCGGGTTGTGCTTTAAAACTTCGAATGCCGTTATATTGAGGGGGGGAAAGGAATCCCTCCAATCCAATGGGGCGATTGTGCAGGCCTTGCAAGCAGGTGGGGCAAAAGTCGGCCTCCCTGAAAATGCCATCCAATGGGTACCGACCACTGATCGCGAGGCCGTCAAGGAATTGGTTCAGCTGGAGGGTCTGGTTGATCTGGCTATCCCGCGCGGGGGCGAGACGCTCATCCGTGCAGTGGTTGAGCAGGCGCGCATTCCGGTGATCAAGCACTACAAAGGGGTATGTCATACCTATGTAGATCAAACGGCTGATTTGGATAAGGCCCTGAAAATTTGCGAAAATGCAAAGTGTCAGCGTCCGGGCGTATGCAATGCCATGGAAACACTGCTGGTTCATGAGGCGGTTGCGGCCCTGTTTTTGCCCATGATCGCCCAGCGACTCGGGGTTGAGCTGAAGGTTGAACTTCGCGGGGACGAGGCGTCACGTGCCATTGTGCCCGCCATGAAGTTGGCCACAGAGGCGGATTGGTATGCGGAATATCTGGATCTGGTGCTTGCCGTGAAAGTGGTTCCCTCGGTGACGGCCGCAATCGAACACATCAACAAATATGGCTCCAATCACTCGGATGCCATCATTTCAGAGTGCGAGGAAGCCCAGAAGGAATTCACCCATGATGTGGGGTCTGCGGTGGTTTATGTCAATGCCTCTACGCGTTTTACGGATGGCGCTGAATTCGGCATGGGTGCGGAGATTGGCATCAGTACCGATAAGCTTCACTGCCGCGGTCCGATGGGCCTTGAGGAATTGACCACCTATAAATATGTGATTACCGGTGATGGCCAGGTCCGGGAGTGA
- the zwf gene encoding glucose-6-phosphate dehydrogenase yields MSHINRLGIVVVGASGDLAQTKVIPALFALYCQHFLPEDFHLYGLARTAMDHLAFRRKVAENLTCRYAPGESCDDLTEAFLQRCFYSQGQYSSCDSFLDLFELMREVEGAGPINRIFYMAIPPSVFKDVAQALGNSGLVACDDLNGWSRMVVEKPFGRDRASSDLLVEEMQTVFTEEMTYRIDHYLGKEIVQNLMVLRFANLIFEPLWNKTFIESVSIRWAEPIGVGQRAGYFDGFGIIRDVMQNHLLQILSLLAMEQPVEYSAAAVRNAKVALLRSISPITRERLAIGQYGAAVKGPQTAYIAALNVPADSLTPTYAAALLQIHNPRWEGVPFLVEAGKALDRKINEVRIRFRDIPAGLFGKNSSVIHPNELIIRIQPDEAIVLKIMNKLPGLGLELASTELNLRYQAAFSALIPDAYECLLLDVIKGDRSLFIRADELEAAWDVFTPVLHQMESERMAPEIYPYGSSGPLTGKALARSYGFPES; encoded by the coding sequence ATGAGCCATATCAACAGACTTGGAATAGTGGTCGTGGGGGCATCAGGTGACCTGGCTCAAACCAAAGTGATCCCTGCTTTGTTCGCCTTGTATTGTCAGCATTTTCTTCCGGAGGACTTTCACCTCTACGGGTTGGCTCGAACGGCTATGGACCATCTGGCGTTCCGGAGAAAAGTGGCGGAGAATCTGACCTGTCGCTATGCCCCTGGCGAGTCATGTGACGATCTTACGGAAGCATTTCTCCAACGATGTTTTTATTCCCAGGGACAGTATTCCTCTTGTGACTCTTTTCTGGACTTATTCGAGTTGATGCGTGAGGTGGAAGGGGCCGGACCGATTAACCGGATCTTTTACATGGCTATTCCTCCTTCTGTTTTCAAGGATGTGGCCCAGGCTCTTGGTAATTCAGGCTTGGTTGCCTGTGATGATTTAAACGGCTGGTCCAGAATGGTCGTGGAGAAACCGTTTGGCCGCGACCGGGCTTCGTCGGATCTGCTGGTTGAAGAGATGCAGACGGTGTTTACGGAGGAAATGACCTATCGGATCGATCACTATCTCGGGAAGGAAATCGTTCAAAACCTGATGGTGCTCCGCTTTGCCAATTTGATTTTCGAGCCATTGTGGAACAAAACGTTCATTGAAAGTGTGAGCATCCGATGGGCCGAACCTATTGGGGTGGGCCAACGAGCGGGCTATTTTGACGGGTTTGGAATCATTCGCGACGTGATGCAGAACCATCTGTTGCAGATCCTCTCGCTTTTGGCCATGGAGCAGCCTGTTGAATATTCGGCTGCAGCCGTACGCAATGCCAAGGTGGCCTTGCTTCGTTCCATCTCGCCGATCACGCGTGAGCGGCTGGCCATTGGTCAATATGGGGCCGCCGTGAAAGGGCCGCAGACGGCCTATATTGCGGCGCTCAATGTTCCGGCTGATTCATTGACTCCGACCTATGCGGCTGCCTTGCTTCAGATCCACAACCCTCGTTGGGAGGGTGTCCCTTTTCTGGTTGAAGCAGGCAAGGCGTTGGACCGGAAAATCAATGAAGTTCGGATTAGATTTCGTGACATCCCTGCGGGCCTTTTTGGAAAAAATAGCTCAGTTATTCATCCGAATGAACTCATCATCCGAATTCAACCCGATGAGGCGATTGTGCTGAAAATCATGAATAAACTTCCTGGCCTGGGGCTGGAATTGGCTTCGACTGAATTAAACCTGCGTTACCAGGCGGCATTTTCGGCATTGATTCCGGATGCTTATGAGTGTCTGCTTCTGGATGTGATCAAAGGGGATCGTAGTTTATTTATCCGGGCGGACGAATTGGAGGCCGCTTGGGATGTGTTTACACCCGTGTTGCATCAGATGGAGTCTGAACGCATGGCTCCCGAAATTTATCCGTATGGATCTTCCGGACCGCTCACAGGAAAAGCGCTTGCTCGCTCCTATGGCTTCCCGGAGTCGTAA
- a CDS encoding polyprenyl synthetase family protein: MFDLNAFLDGRRQSVETELDRMLPAETTRPAVLHRAMRYSVMAGGKRLRPILCLAACEAVGGDSKHALLPGIAIEILHTYTLIHDDLPCMDDDALRRGRPTSHVVFGEANALLAGDALLTLAFEWLSRSTPPAPYQASQLILELATASGSQGVIGGQVEDLAAEGKAADADLVDYIHRHKTAALLRASVRMGGLCGGASPAALDALTQYGECAGLAFQIADDILNVTATAEQLGKPVGNDEELKKLTYVAVHGLDASRKKADELVTRATNAIRSLPGDPTPLIALAEYTVKRAW; this comes from the coding sequence ATGTTTGATTTGAACGCCTTTCTTGATGGCCGGAGACAATCCGTTGAGACGGAATTGGACCGGATGCTCCCTGCAGAAACCACCCGCCCGGCCGTCTTGCATCGGGCGATGCGGTATTCCGTCATGGCGGGCGGCAAACGCCTGCGCCCGATCCTTTGCCTGGCCGCTTGTGAAGCGGTGGGGGGGGATTCAAAACACGCTCTTTTGCCGGGCATTGCCATTGAAATCCTCCACACCTACACCCTTATTCACGATGATCTTCCCTGCATGGATGATGACGCGCTCCGACGCGGTCGCCCGACCTCCCATGTGGTTTTTGGCGAAGCCAATGCACTTCTCGCCGGGGATGCCCTTCTCACTCTGGCCTTCGAATGGCTTTCGCGCTCCACCCCGCCGGCCCCCTACCAGGCCAGCCAACTCATCCTTGAACTCGCTACCGCTTCGGGCAGTCAGGGCGTGATTGGCGGGCAGGTGGAGGATCTGGCCGCAGAAGGTAAGGCGGCCGACGCGGATCTCGTCGATTATATTCACCGCCATAAAACGGCCGCTTTGTTGCGGGCCTCGGTTCGCATGGGCGGCCTTTGCGGGGGGGCCTCCCCGGCCGCCCTGGACGCCCTCACCCAGTACGGTGAATGCGCAGGGCTCGCCTTTCAAATCGCTGATGACATCCTCAACGTAACCGCCACAGCGGAGCAACTGGGGAAACCGGTTGGCAACGACGAAGAACTGAAGAAACTGACCTATGTGGCCGTTCACGGATTGGATGCCAGCCGAAAAAAAGCTGATGAATTGGTTACCCGGGCTACCAACGCCATCCGGTCCCTTCCCGGGGACCCAACCCCTTTGATTGCGCTAGCGGAATACACCGTTAAACGCGCCTGGTAG
- a CDS encoding gamma-glutamyl-gamma-aminobutyrate hydrolase family protein (Members of this family of hydrolases with an active site Cys residue belong to MEROPS family C26.) → MILYVIMETAEKYLSGNWQRPRLTLEEMSGDFCLMIHYKQLNLKMLSRLQPRAIVYSGTSTPFEEYDVRQTRNYRKVVMTSMIPQLGICGGHQLASEFFGCTLGTMHRIREDEADHNPKYHPGEYKEWGIYPVTVLQKDPLFVGLGKVVRVQQFHRSEIKGIGRDLEVLASSPSCQVQAFRHRIRPFYGVQFHPEEASEGYPDGFKILRNFFVWAAARQK, encoded by the coding sequence ATGATTTTGTACGTAATAATGGAAACAGCGGAAAAGTATCTCTCAGGGAACTGGCAGCGTCCACGATTGACTCTGGAGGAAATGTCCGGCGACTTCTGTTTGATGATTCATTACAAGCAGTTGAACCTGAAAATGTTATCGCGGCTTCAGCCTCGGGCCATTGTTTATAGCGGAACCTCTACCCCCTTTGAAGAGTATGATGTCCGGCAAACCAGGAATTACAGGAAAGTGGTGATGACCTCGATGATTCCGCAGTTAGGGATTTGCGGGGGACATCAACTGGCTTCAGAGTTCTTTGGGTGTACCTTGGGAACCATGCACCGGATCCGAGAGGATGAGGCTGATCATAATCCCAAATATCACCCGGGGGAATACAAGGAGTGGGGGATTTACCCTGTCACCGTATTGCAAAAAGATCCCTTGTTTGTTGGGCTGGGAAAGGTAGTCAGGGTCCAGCAGTTCCATCGGAGCGAGATCAAAGGGATTGGGCGTGATCTCGAGGTGTTGGCTAGCAGTCCATCCTGTCAGGTTCAGGCCTTCCGGCACCGGATCCGGCCTTTCTATGGCGTTCAGTTCCATCCGGAAGAGGCATCTGAAGGCTATCCGGACGGATTTAAAATTCTTCGCAATTTCTTTGTATGGGCGGCGGCTCGACAGAAATAA
- a CDS encoding response regulator, with protein MKPKVLVMDDDPSICKICTLLLNRIGYDVDTAPSGEEAIIMFSQALKAQTPYLAVILDLTVQTGMGGIDAIKKLRALDPSVYAIMASGSSVDTMIASYQAHGFKAVLPKPFRLLDITECMQKIPSSGN; from the coding sequence ATGAAGCCAAAAGTTCTAGTCATGGATGACGATCCGTCCATATGCAAAATCTGCACCCTGCTCTTAAATCGTATTGGCTATGATGTGGATACGGCACCCAGTGGTGAAGAAGCCATTATTATGTTTTCTCAAGCGCTTAAAGCCCAAACCCCCTACCTTGCCGTGATATTGGATCTCACCGTTCAAACGGGTATGGGGGGAATAGATGCGATTAAAAAACTACGGGCCCTGGATCCCTCCGTTTACGCCATAATGGCCAGCGGGTCGTCAGTCGACACCATGATCGCCTCGTACCAAGCCCACGGCTTTAAGGCGGTCTTGCCCAAGCCTTTCCGACTCCTTGACATTACTGAATGCATGCAAAAAATCCCCTCATCAGGCAACTGA
- a CDS encoding RluA family pseudouridine synthase, translating into MGKSASPNLIRLNSSWPEVEILMEDDSLMAINKPAGLLIAPDRLDKSRENLLSLIHAGIHLQRPWAKSRKLSYLAHVHRLDQGTSGIAIFARNKTALTHLARQFHQQKPRHSYVALVQGTLAEPEMEISLPLAHSLVHPGITVVDHHRGKPCVTHVTQLESFRGYSLIKAETVTEAPHQIRVHLREVGCPLVADHDYGTGFPLLLSELKKHYRMKREGEHPLMARTALHAERLELIHPLTGNPLIIDAAWSKDLTISMKYLRKFATH; encoded by the coding sequence ATGGGTAAATCCGCTTCCCCCAATCTGATTCGTCTTAACTCATCATGGCCCGAGGTGGAAATCCTGATGGAGGATGACAGCCTCATGGCGATTAACAAGCCGGCCGGTCTCCTCATTGCTCCCGATCGGCTCGACAAATCCCGGGAAAATCTTCTCAGCCTCATCCATGCAGGTATTCACCTTCAGCGCCCCTGGGCCAAATCCCGCAAATTAAGCTATCTCGCCCATGTGCATCGGCTCGATCAAGGAACCAGCGGCATCGCCATTTTTGCCCGGAACAAGACAGCGCTTACCCATCTTGCCCGTCAGTTCCACCAGCAGAAACCCCGCCATTCTTATGTGGCCCTTGTGCAGGGAACACTCGCCGAACCTGAAATGGAAATATCGCTTCCTCTCGCCCACAGTCTGGTTCACCCGGGAATCACCGTTGTGGATCACCATCGCGGCAAACCCTGCGTCACCCATGTCACGCAGCTTGAATCATTTCGCGGCTATTCCCTGATTAAGGCCGAAACCGTAACGGAAGCCCCCCATCAAATCCGGGTTCATCTTCGTGAAGTGGGTTGCCCGCTGGTAGCCGATCATGACTACGGGACCGGCTTTCCCTTATTGTTGTCAGAATTGAAAAAACATTACCGGATGAAGCGGGAAGGCGAACATCCTTTAATGGCGCGCACCGCCCTGCATGCCGAACGGCTTGAGCTGATCCATCCCCTGACTGGGAATCCCCTTATCATTGATGCCGCCTGGTCCAAAGACCTTACGATATCCATGAAATACCTGCGGAAATTCGCAACTCATTAA
- the lipB gene encoding lipoyl(octanoyl) transferase LipB, translating into METQVTIFTQPVPYAEGLHLQEQWVMDRQTDKIPDQLILLEHTPVITLGVRAKTDHLLISKETLATRGIEMFETPRGGDVTYHAPGQLILYPIMKLTGADADVHAFVGKLEEIAILTASAFCVNAFRRKGKTGVWTDQGKIAAIGIRFKKWVSSHGMSFNVNPNMSGFEAIVPCGLYGEKVTSLQKILGEKCPTLQEVRAVMMRNFERVMNCTLITPGPGHHR; encoded by the coding sequence ATGGAGACGCAGGTCACCATCTTTACGCAACCGGTTCCCTATGCTGAAGGGCTTCACCTCCAGGAACAGTGGGTGATGGATCGCCAGACCGACAAAATCCCGGATCAGTTGATTCTTCTCGAGCATACCCCGGTGATCACACTTGGCGTCCGGGCAAAAACCGACCATCTGCTGATTTCAAAGGAAACCCTGGCAACGCGAGGCATTGAGATGTTTGAAACGCCAAGGGGCGGGGACGTTACCTATCATGCACCGGGACAACTCATTCTCTACCCTATCATGAAGCTGACGGGAGCCGACGCCGATGTTCATGCCTTTGTCGGAAAACTGGAGGAAATCGCCATTCTGACCGCCAGCGCCTTTTGCGTGAATGCCTTCCGTCGAAAAGGAAAAACAGGCGTCTGGACCGATCAGGGGAAAATTGCCGCCATCGGCATCCGTTTTAAAAAATGGGTGTCATCCCACGGAATGAGTTTTAATGTGAACCCGAACATGAGTGGGTTTGAGGCCATCGTTCCCTGCGGACTCTACGGAGAAAAGGTCACGTCATTGCAGAAAATCCTGGGCGAAAAATGCCCCACCCTTCAGGAAGTCCGGGCCGTGATGATGCGAAACTTTGAACGCGTCATGAACTGCACGCTGATCACTCCCGGACCTGGCCATCACCGGTAA